A genomic window from Terrisporobacter glycolicus ATCC 14880 = DSM 1288 includes:
- a CDS encoding PTS sugar transporter subunit IIA: MLVKILDKVDNYMEAIKLSCDMLEAEGVVENRYYDAIVNKIVEFGPYFCIAEDICMPHARPEDGAIEEGLCILKLNEPVDFMGKTVRVFFTLSAKDNESHLGLMRKIADVCMNKDKFNNLLKVETEQQLMEVF, from the coding sequence ATGTTAGTAAAAATATTAGATAAAGTAGATAACTACATGGAGGCTATAAAACTGTCATGCGATATGTTAGAAGCAGAGGGAGTAGTTGAAAATAGATATTATGATGCAATAGTAAATAAAATAGTAGAATTTGGACCATATTTTTGCATAGCAGAGGATATATGCATGCCTCATGCTAGACCAGAAGATGGAGCAATAGAAGAAGGACTTTGCATTTTAAAATTAAATGAACCAGTAGATTTTATGGGAAAAACAGTTAGAGTATTCTTCACATTATCAGCAAAAGATAATGAGTCACACTTAGGACTTATGAGAAAAATTGCAGATGTATGTATGAATAAAGATAAATTTAATAATTTACTAAAGGTAGAAACAGAACAACAATTAATGGAGGTATTTTAA
- a CDS encoding FAD-dependent oxidoreductase, which translates to MEAYELIIVGGGAAGMLCAIEAKKSGIKNILVIEKDNILGGALCLGNYNISNELKITGKFYRTYLIEEYERYNIETKLNTMVLKIEENNEVLCTSPANGIEKIKGEKIILANGAKEGSRKAIAMVGSRCAGIYTVGMAKKIFAMDNIIPGRKILIDGWNTLYMIEKELKRSNVEVVGIISDKEEINTYGLTENIYYNYEISNIEGKGRVEKVIISNGEEEVEIECDSILFAKQQLSDGLVAMRSGIKLNPDTTGPEVNDEYMTSKRKVYACGNGIYIHDYIEEIERESVLLIEEIINN; encoded by the coding sequence ATGGAAGCATATGAGTTAATAATTGTAGGCGGTGGTGCAGCAGGTATGCTTTGTGCCATTGAAGCAAAAAAATCAGGCATAAAAAATATATTAGTAATTGAAAAAGACAATATCCTTGGAGGTGCTTTGTGCTTAGGAAATTATAATATAAGTAATGAATTAAAGATAACAGGTAAATTTTATAGAACTTATTTAATAGAAGAATATGAAAGATATAACATTGAGACAAAATTAAATACAATGGTATTAAAAATTGAAGAAAATAATGAAGTATTATGTACAAGTCCAGCTAATGGCATTGAGAAAATAAAAGGCGAAAAAATTATATTAGCTAATGGAGCAAAAGAAGGATCTAGAAAAGCTATAGCCATGGTAGGCAGCAGATGCGCAGGAATATATACTGTAGGAATGGCAAAGAAAATTTTTGCTATGGATAATATAATACCAGGTAGAAAAATTCTTATAGATGGTTGGAATACATTATATATGATTGAAAAAGAACTAAAAAGAAGTAATGTTGAGGTAGTTGGAATCATTTCTGATAAAGAAGAAATAAATACTTATGGATTAACAGAAAATATATACTATAACTATGAAATATCAAACATAGAAGGAAAAGGTCGTGTAGAAAAAGTAATCATAAGTAATGGTGAAGAAGAAGTTGAAATAGAATGTGATTCAATACTATTTGCTAAACAACAACTATCTGATGGATTAGTTGCAATGAGAAGTGGAATTAAATTAAATCCAGATACCACCGGACCAGAAGTAAATGATGAATATATGACTTCAAAGAGAAAAGTGTACGCTTGTGGAAATGGAATTTATATTCATGATT
- a CDS encoding BglG family transcription antiterminator, with translation MIVLNKRQINIIDFLQNSSEWTTIENIAKVFDVSVRTIRNDLDCIKTLLKDCDAKLERKPKVGVKLIIKKGESIDHILKGYKNKLYSPEERALMIALILMIKGNATIEELSEYIEVSKNTLVNDLKLAEVKLKEFDISISKKSYHGTFIEENNDEKLGDAFLKLYSRLSEGQDKEIYKWLYKYSNINEEYIKTIIETVEEEKGIQYTEESLEELEIIILFTLSRVLNNQEVKLDMNTDDENSEFKTLKNIIEKVINKKIHNDKIEYLLKIFKGAKIAKDFNLNKEEKINKITSEVLSELYTMLNIEVDSDAEFIRQMQLHLEIAIYRVENNLVINNPLLEEIKYKMSFIYGITEEILSKKKDIIGVEFPEAEIAYMAMYFGTIFEKYAKGNFSANVLVVCNGGLATSSLLKSRMNLMIPEIKIQSICRLKDVDDYLNEEIDFIVSTVPLQIEDYKVIQVNPLLESGDSQKIKSEIYSIWYEKNCKYLADKVKNENESDLTKIILEKYAQFEQSIEDWREAIEIAAKPLIKDRKIEKAYVNDSIRVIETLGNYMMFIPEIAFVHATPENVVENAVSILNLKSPIDFGSKNKSTVKTIVVLANKEENKNLINLTNILIKDDNIKKFKNAKSYEDLKSIV, from the coding sequence TTGATAGTACTTAATAAAAGACAAATTAATATAATTGATTTTTTACAAAATAGTTCAGAATGGACAACAATTGAAAATATAGCTAAGGTTTTTGACGTTAGTGTAAGAACTATTAGAAATGATTTAGATTGTATAAAAACATTATTAAAAGATTGCGATGCAAAACTTGAAAGAAAACCAAAGGTTGGAGTTAAGTTGATCATCAAAAAAGGAGAAAGTATAGATCATATTCTTAAGGGATATAAAAATAAGTTATATTCACCAGAAGAAAGAGCCTTAATGATAGCATTAATCTTAATGATAAAAGGAAATGCTACCATAGAAGAATTATCAGAGTATATAGAAGTAAGTAAGAATACTTTAGTTAATGATTTAAAATTAGCTGAAGTAAAATTAAAAGAATTTGATATTAGTATCTCAAAAAAATCTTATCATGGAACTTTCATAGAGGAAAATAATGATGAAAAGTTGGGAGATGCTTTCTTAAAATTATATAGTAGATTATCTGAAGGTCAGGATAAAGAAATTTATAAATGGCTATATAAATACAGTAATATAAATGAGGAATATATTAAAACAATTATAGAAACTGTAGAAGAAGAAAAAGGCATTCAATATACTGAAGAATCATTAGAAGAATTAGAAATAATAATATTATTCACTTTATCAAGAGTATTAAATAATCAAGAAGTTAAACTAGATATGAATACTGATGATGAAAATAGTGAATTTAAAACATTAAAAAATATTATAGAAAAAGTAATTAATAAAAAGATCCATAATGACAAGATAGAATATTTACTAAAAATATTTAAGGGTGCAAAAATAGCAAAGGATTTTAATTTAAATAAAGAAGAAAAAATAAATAAAATAACATCAGAAGTTTTATCTGAGTTATACACAATGTTAAACATTGAAGTAGATTCAGATGCTGAATTTATTAGACAGATGCAACTTCATTTGGAAATTGCTATTTACAGAGTGGAGAATAATTTAGTAATTAATAATCCTCTCTTAGAAGAAATTAAGTACAAAATGTCCTTTATATATGGAATTACTGAAGAAATACTAAGCAAAAAGAAAGATATTATAGGAGTAGAGTTTCCAGAGGCAGAAATAGCTTATATGGCCATGTACTTTGGAACAATTTTTGAAAAGTACGCAAAAGGAAACTTTAGTGCTAATGTATTAGTGGTTTGTAACGGAGGTTTAGCAACATCAAGCTTATTAAAATCAAGAATGAATCTAATGATTCCTGAAATAAAGATACAATCAATTTGTAGATTGAAAGATGTGGATGATTACTTAAATGAAGAAATTGACTTTATAGTTTCAACTGTCCCTTTACAAATAGAAGACTATAAAGTTATACAAGTGAATCCTCTACTAGAATCAGGAGATTCACAAAAAATAAAATCAGAAATCTATAGTATATGGTATGAAAAAAACTGTAAATACTTAGCAGACAAAGTTAAAAATGAGAATGAAAGTGATTTAACTAAGATAATACTAGAAAAGTATGCACAGTTTGAACAATCTATAGAGGATTGGAGAGAAGCAATAGAAATAGCAGCAAAACCTTTAATTAAAGATAGAAAGATAGAAAAAGCATATGTAAATGATTCTATAAGAGTTATAGAAACTTTGGGAAACTATATGATGTTTATACCTGAGATAGCTTTTGTACATGCTACTCCAGAAAATGTAGTAGAAAATGCTGTTAGTATATTGAATTTGAAAAGTCCAATAGATTTTGGAAGTAAAAACAAATCAACAGTAAAGACTATAGTGGTCCTTGCAAATAAAGAAGAAAATAAGAACTTAATTAATTTAACAAATATATTGATTAAGGATGATAATATAAAGAAATTTAAAAATGCTAAATCATATGAGGATTTAAAATCTATAGTTTAG
- a CDS encoding YitT family protein, whose product MKKTNNFISIIRDYIIVTIGVILVAFGIQYFYAPNQIAGGGLSGLALVISNYVPVLSVGTIIFFGNLILFVIAFILVGGDFGMKTIYASFALSFVMDFMEKVINSYALTNNLLFAVILGTLIIAAGIGITFAINASTGGTDILAKILNKYSAINLGISLLIVDLAVVVCGALTFGLDKGFYSLLAVIMNGLVVDRVIIIIEKKQKYNLKLKEESLAA is encoded by the coding sequence ATGAAAAAAACTAATAATTTTATATCAATTATAAGAGACTACATTATTGTAACAATAGGGGTAATATTAGTTGCATTTGGAATACAATATTTTTATGCACCAAACCAAATAGCAGGTGGTGGACTAAGTGGATTAGCACTGGTTATTAGTAACTACGTTCCTGTATTGTCTGTAGGTACAATTATATTTTTTGGGAATTTGATACTATTTGTAATAGCTTTTATATTAGTCGGTGGAGATTTTGGAATGAAAACCATTTATGCGAGTTTTGCACTATCTTTTGTAATGGATTTTATGGAAAAAGTAATAAACTCTTATGCGTTAACAAATAATTTACTATTTGCAGTTATATTAGGTACTTTAATAATAGCAGCAGGAATAGGTATAACATTTGCTATAAATGCTTCTACAGGAGGTACTGATATATTAGCAAAAATACTTAACAAGTATTCCGCAATAAACTTAGGTATATCTTTATTAATAGTAGATTTAGCCGTTGTTGTATGTGGAGCATTAACGTTTGGACTAGATAAGGGATTTTATTCTTTATTAGCTGTAATAATGAATGGATTAGTAGTTGATAGAGTAATTATAATCATAGAGAAGAAACAAAAATATAATTTAAAATTAAAAGAAGAAAGCTTAGCTGCCTAA
- a CDS encoding zinc ribbon domain-containing protein YjdM, with translation MENYPNCPKCNSEYTYEDGTLYVCPECAHEWSQTEEATEENVIKDANGNILNDGDAVTVIKDLKVKGSSSSIKIGTKVKSIRLVPDAADGHDIECKIDGFGAMKLKSSVVKKA, from the coding sequence ATGGAAAATTATCCAAATTGCCCTAAATGTAATTCAGAATATACTTATGAAGATGGAACTTTATATGTTTGCCCAGAATGTGCTCATGAATGGTCACAAACAGAAGAAGCAACAGAAGAAAATGTAATAAAAGATGCAAACGGAAATATATTAAATGATGGAGATGCTGTAACAGTAATAAAAGACCTTAAAGTAAAAGGATCTTCATCTTCTATAAAAATAGGAACAAAAGTTAAAAGCATACGTTTAGTTCCTGATGCGGCTGATGGACATGATATAGAATGTAAAATAGATGGTTTCGGAGCGATGAAACTAAAATCAAGCGTTGTGAAAAAAGCATAG
- a CDS encoding transketolase family protein — translation MKRATRESYGVTLVELGKERKDIVVLEADLSKATKSEMFAKEFPERFVNVGIAEQNMVGMAAGLASTGKVPFATTFAIFAAGRAFEVIRNSVCYPKANVKIAATHAGITVGPDGGSHQAIEDIALMCSLPNMVVLSPADDIEACKCVKAAAEIDAPVYLRFGRIALDDIYTDEYDFKIGKGNELMSGDDVAIISTGIMVHKSLKAAKELKEEGINVRVINMATIKPIDEEIIIKAAKETKGIVTVEEHSIIGGLGDRVSAVVCENAPTVVKKIGVQDVFGESGSPDALLEKHGLTVENIKETVKNIVR, via the coding sequence ATGAAAAGAGCAACTAGAGAATCATATGGAGTTACATTAGTAGAATTAGGAAAAGAGAGAAAAGATATAGTAGTTTTAGAAGCTGATTTATCAAAAGCTACTAAATCTGAAATGTTTGCTAAGGAATTTCCAGAAAGATTTGTTAATGTGGGAATAGCAGAACAAAATATGGTTGGTATGGCAGCAGGACTTGCGAGCACAGGAAAAGTTCCCTTTGCTACAACATTTGCAATATTTGCAGCAGGTAGAGCTTTTGAAGTAATAAGAAATTCAGTATGCTATCCAAAAGCTAATGTAAAAATAGCAGCAACTCATGCAGGAATAACTGTAGGACCTGATGGAGGGTCTCATCAAGCAATAGAAGATATAGCACTAATGTGTTCACTTCCTAATATGGTTGTATTATCTCCAGCAGATGATATAGAAGCTTGTAAATGTGTAAAAGCAGCAGCTGAAATAGATGCACCAGTTTATTTAAGATTTGGAAGAATAGCTTTAGATGATATATATACGGATGAATATGATTTCAAAATAGGCAAAGGGAATGAACTTATGTCTGGTGATGATGTTGCCATAATTTCCACTGGAATAATGGTTCACAAATCATTAAAAGCGGCTAAAGAACTTAAAGAAGAAGGTATAAATGTAAGAGTTATTAATATGGCTACAATAAAACCTATAGATGAAGAAATAATAATAAAGGCAGCAAAAGAAACAAAAGGAATAGTCACAGTTGAAGAACACTCAATTATAGGTGGTTTAGGAGATAGAGTATCTGCTGTAGTTTGTGAAAATGCACCAACAGTAGTTAAAAAAATCGGTGTACAAGATGTATTTGGAGAATCAGGAAGTCCTGATGCTTTATTAGAAAAACACGGATTAACAGTTGAAAATATAAAAGAAACAGTAAAAAATATAGTTAGATAA
- a CDS encoding PTS ascorbate transporter subunit IIC, which yields MTGFLKVLVDFISEPAVLVGIIVLIGLLLQKKPVDVIIKSTLKAMVGFVVISAAAGVIVGSLEPFGVMFEKGFNISGVIPNNEAIVAMAIDEFGTATALIMAFGMVANIIIARFTKFKYIFLTGHHTLFMSCMIAVILASGGMSGVQLIFTGSLALGLIMVLSPAMLQPFMKKITKNDSVAMGHFSGTGYALSALIGKVVGKNSKSTEEMKVPKSLSFLRDSVVSVSITMLILYVIVAIAAGPEFVETKLSGGDNFLVFALIQALTFAAGFILIQNGVRLVLNEIVPAFKGISSKLVPNSKPALDCPIVFPYAQNAVLIGFICSFLGGVVSMGIMGALGLVMIIPGVVPHFFCGATAAVFGNSTGGRRGAIVGSFANGVLISFLPIALLPVLGNLGFANSTFSDADFGVAGIFLGKIQEFIGGNGLTAVLVGIFVLLVAISVFSKNKEEKNTEEAA from the coding sequence ATGACAGGATTTTTAAAAGTATTAGTAGATTTTATATCGGAACCAGCGGTATTAGTAGGTATTATAGTTTTAATAGGTTTGTTACTTCAAAAGAAACCTGTAGATGTAATAATAAAATCAACTTTAAAAGCGATGGTTGGATTTGTTGTAATTAGTGCAGCAGCAGGAGTTATAGTTGGATCATTAGAACCATTTGGTGTAATGTTTGAAAAAGGATTTAATATATCAGGTGTTATACCAAATAATGAAGCAATAGTTGCAATGGCTATAGATGAATTCGGTACAGCAACAGCTTTAATTATGGCATTTGGTATGGTAGCAAATATAATAATAGCAAGATTCACAAAGTTTAAATATATATTCCTAACAGGGCATCATACTTTATTTATGTCTTGTATGATAGCTGTTATATTAGCGTCAGGTGGAATGAGTGGAGTACAATTAATATTCACAGGTTCATTAGCTTTAGGTTTAATAATGGTATTATCACCAGCAATGTTACAACCTTTTATGAAAAAAATAACTAAAAATGATTCAGTAGCAATGGGACATTTTTCAGGAACAGGATATGCATTATCAGCATTAATAGGAAAAGTTGTTGGTAAAAATTCTAAATCAACTGAAGAAATGAAAGTTCCAAAATCTTTAAGTTTCTTAAGAGACTCAGTAGTATCAGTTTCAATAACAATGTTAATTCTTTATGTTATAGTTGCAATAGCAGCAGGACCAGAATTTGTTGAAACAAAATTATCAGGTGGAGACAACTTCTTAGTATTTGCATTAATCCAAGCATTAACATTTGCAGCAGGATTTATATTAATACAAAATGGTGTTAGATTAGTACTTAACGAAATAGTACCAGCATTTAAAGGTATATCAAGTAAGTTAGTTCCAAACTCAAAACCAGCTCTAGATTGCCCGATAGTATTCCCATATGCACAAAATGCAGTTTTAATAGGGTTTATATGTTCATTCTTAGGAGGAGTAGTTTCTATGGGAATCATGGGAGCTTTAGGATTAGTAATGATAATACCAGGTGTTGTACCTCATTTCTTCTGTGGAGCAACTGCAGCAGTGTTTGGGAACTCAACTGGTGGTAGAAGAGGAGCTATAGTAGGGTCATTTGCAAATGGTGTACTAATATCATTCTTACCAATAGCATTATTACCTGTACTTGGGAACTTAGGATTTGCAAACTCTACATTCTCAGATGCAGACTTTGGAGTTGCAGGTATATTCTTAGGAAAAATTCAAGAATTTATAGGTGGAAATGGCTTAACAGCAGTTCTAGTAGGAATATTTGTATTACTAGTTGCTATAAGTGTATTTTCTAAAAATAAAGAAGAAAAAAATACTGAGGAAGCAGCTTAA
- a CDS encoding NAD(P)/FAD-dependent oxidoreductase, translating into MKDIVIIGAGVIGCSIARELSKYNLDVAVIDKNQDISEGISKANSGIIHGGYNEKKGTLKAKLNLEANKIIEFLSEELDFSFKRNGSLVLAFNEDEFKKLKKLKSNGEELGINELEILGKSEVLDLEENINDDVVGALHVKNSGIVSPYEMTLAFAENACENGVDFLLGYEVTDIKKCEDSYTLIINDKESIEAKIIINAAGLVGAFLNNLVSETKYEIEGVKGEYCLLDKTAGELCKKTLFQVPSDLSKGILVTPTVDGNLLIGPNAIPSEDEDVKTTREGIDEIIEKSKKTMKKIPFAKVLNTFSGIRPKVKTKDFIIEEARDVKNFINVIGIDSPGLTCAPAIANYVIDLIKDGIKLEEKTNFKPHRTKMIRMSELSIEEKNKLIAENPAYGKMICKCEFVTEGEIIDSIKRPLGARTLDGVKRRTRAMMGGCQGIGCMIPISDILSRELDIDISEVNKDIESSSVVGFKED; encoded by the coding sequence TTGAAAGATATTGTAATAATAGGTGCTGGCGTAATAGGTTGTTCTATTGCCAGAGAATTATCTAAATATAATTTAGATGTGGCAGTAATAGATAAAAATCAAGATATATCAGAAGGAATATCTAAGGCTAATAGCGGGATTATTCATGGTGGATATAATGAAAAAAAAGGAACATTAAAAGCGAAATTAAATTTAGAGGCAAATAAAATAATAGAATTTTTATCTGAAGAGTTAGATTTTTCTTTCAAAAGAAACGGATCCTTAGTATTAGCTTTCAACGAAGATGAATTTAAAAAATTAAAAAAACTAAAATCCAATGGAGAAGAATTAGGAATAAATGAATTAGAAATCTTAGGTAAAAGTGAGGTTTTAGATTTAGAAGAAAATATAAATGATGATGTAGTAGGAGCTTTACATGTGAAAAATTCTGGTATAGTAAGTCCTTATGAAATGACATTAGCATTTGCTGAAAATGCTTGTGAAAATGGTGTAGATTTTTTACTAGGATATGAAGTAACTGATATAAAAAAATGTGAAGATTCTTATACACTTATTATAAATGATAAAGAATCTATAGAAGCGAAAATAATTATAAATGCAGCTGGTTTAGTTGGTGCATTTTTAAATAATCTAGTAAGTGAAACTAAATATGAGATAGAAGGGGTAAAGGGAGAGTATTGTTTACTTGATAAAACAGCAGGTGAGCTTTGTAAAAAAACTTTATTTCAAGTACCAAGTGACTTAAGTAAAGGAATTTTAGTTACTCCAACAGTGGACGGAAATTTATTAATTGGACCAAATGCTATTCCTAGCGAAGATGAGGATGTCAAAACTACAAGAGAGGGAATAGATGAAATAATAGAAAAAAGCAAAAAAACCATGAAAAAAATACCTTTTGCTAAAGTTTTAAATACTTTTAGTGGAATAAGACCCAAAGTTAAAACTAAAGATTTCATTATTGAAGAAGCAAGAGATGTTAAAAACTTTATCAATGTAATAGGTATAGATTCCCCTGGCCTAACTTGTGCTCCAGCCATAGCAAATTATGTAATAGATTTAATAAAAGATGGTATCAAATTAGAAGAAAAAACAAACTTTAAACCACATAGAACAAAAATGATAAGAATGAGTGAACTTAGTATAGAAGAAAAAAATAAATTAATAGCTGAAAATCCTGCTTATGGTAAAATGATATGTAAATGTGAATTTGTTACAGAAGGTGAAATAATAGATTCTATAAAAAGACCTTTAGGAGCAAGAACTTTAGATGGAGTAAAAAGAAGAACAAGAGCTATGATGGGAGGATGTCAAGGAATTGGTTGTATGATACCGATAAGCGACATCTTAAGTAGGGAGTTAGATATAGACATAAGTGAAGTTAATAAAGATATTGAAAGTTCTTCAGTAGTAGGATTTAAGGAGGATTAA
- the fsa gene encoding fructose-6-phosphate aldolase: MKLFIDTANIEEIREIAELGVICGVTTNPSLIAKEGRDIVSAMKEITEIVNGPISAEVIALECDEMVTEAKELVKIHKNIVIKLPMCKEGLKAVKILSQKGIKTNVTLIFSAVQALMAARAGATYVSPFVGRLDDIGTVGIDLISQISEMFQIHNIQTEIISASIRHPMHVHESALAGAHIATIPYKLYNQMFNHPLTTSGIEKFVKDYEEAFGR, encoded by the coding sequence ATGAAATTATTCATAGATACAGCAAATATAGAAGAAATAAGAGAAATTGCAGAATTAGGTGTTATATGTGGAGTTACAACAAATCCTTCATTAATTGCAAAAGAAGGTAGAGATATAGTTTCTGCAATGAAAGAAATAACAGAAATAGTTAATGGACCAATAAGTGCAGAAGTAATTGCTCTAGAATGTGATGAGATGGTTACAGAAGCTAAAGAATTGGTTAAAATACATAAAAATATAGTAATAAAATTACCAATGTGTAAAGAAGGACTAAAAGCAGTAAAAATATTATCTCAAAAGGGAATAAAAACTAACGTAACATTAATATTCTCAGCAGTTCAAGCTTTAATGGCTGCAAGAGCTGGTGCAACTTATGTAAGCCCATTTGTAGGCAGATTAGATGACATAGGAACAGTAGGTATAGATTTAATCTCGCAAATAAGTGAAATGTTCCAAATACACAATATACAAACAGAAATAATATCAGCAAGTATAAGACATCCAATGCATGTACATGAAAGTGCTTTAGCTGGTGCTCATATAGCAACAATACCATATAAATTATATAATCAAATGTTTAATCATCCATTAACTACAAGCGGAATCGAAAAATTTGTTAAAGACTATGAAGAAGCATTTGGAAGATAA
- a CDS encoding transketolase, translating to MNKENLVEISKELRQDIIQMINKAGSGHPGGSLSVIDILTYLYFEKMNVDVKNPKADDRDRFVLSKGHAAPALYATLAKKGFFDKEELNNLRELGSILQGHPDAKKCPGVDISTGSLGQGMSNACGIALGYKINKSTGRVYVALGDGEIQEGIIWEAIMAANKYKLDNLVAIIDNNKIQLDGRTSEIMPNDNLKERIVNFGWNVVECNGHDFEELEKAFNNAESTKNKPTCIIANTVKGKGVSFMEDNAAWHGAAPNAEQTKQAIEEIIG from the coding sequence ATGAACAAGGAAAATTTAGTAGAAATATCAAAAGAATTGAGACAAGATATTATTCAAATGATAAATAAAGCAGGTTCAGGACATCCAGGAGGATCTCTTTCTGTTATAGATATATTAACTTATCTTTATTTTGAAAAAATGAATGTGGATGTAAAAAATCCAAAAGCAGATGACAGGGATAGATTTGTGTTAAGTAAAGGTCATGCAGCGCCAGCACTTTATGCAACACTTGCAAAAAAAGGATTTTTTGATAAAGAAGAGTTAAATAATTTAAGAGAATTAGGCTCAATACTTCAAGGTCATCCAGATGCAAAAAAATGCCCAGGTGTAGACATATCAACAGGATCTTTAGGACAAGGTATGTCAAATGCATGTGGAATAGCTTTAGGATACAAAATTAATAAATCAACTGGAAGAGTATATGTTGCCCTTGGAGATGGTGAGATTCAAGAGGGAATAATCTGGGAAGCTATAATGGCAGCTAACAAATACAAATTAGATAATTTAGTAGCTATTATAGATAATAATAAAATTCAATTAGATGGTAGAACAAGTGAAATAATGCCAAATGATAACTTAAAAGAAAGAATAGTTAATTTTGGATGGAATGTGGTTGAATGTAATGGTCATGATTTTGAAGAGTTAGAAAAAGCATTTAATAATGCAGAATCTACGAAAAATAAACCTACTTGTATAATAGCTAATACTGTAAAAGGTAAAGGCGTTTCTTTCATGGAAGACAATGCAGCTTGGCATGGTGCAGCACCAAATGCAGAACAAACTAAACAAGCTATAGAAGAAATTATAGGATAG
- a CDS encoding zinc ribbon domain-containing protein produces MFFICGISNGEKKLDYVQTMVCPMCAAFGRIEVYMTYMCFSIFFIPLFKWNKKYYIKSTCCNSIYILNDDLGVKISRGENIVISENDLQLANYNQTTINRCSYCGYIGDEDFQYCPKCGEKL; encoded by the coding sequence ATGTTTTTTATTTGTGGTATTTCCAATGGAGAGAAGAAACTAGATTATGTTCAAACCATGGTTTGTCCTATGTGTGCAGCATTTGGAAGAATAGAAGTTTATATGACTTATATGTGCTTCAGTATTTTCTTTATTCCACTTTTTAAATGGAATAAAAAATACTATATAAAAAGTACTTGTTGTAATAGTATTTATATTTTAAATGATGATTTAGGAGTAAAAATAAGTAGGGGAGAAAATATTGTAATTTCAGAAAATGACTTACAATTAGCAAACTATAATCAGACTACTATAAATAGATGCTCCTACTGCGGGTACATAGGTGATGAAGATTTTCAATATTGCCCTAAATGTGGAGAAAAACTATAA
- a CDS encoding PTS sugar transporter subunit IIB — MKKIMAVCGSGLGSSFMVEMNITDVLNELGVADQYEASHTSLADVTASDADIFVTGADLADSASHLPELIVLDSLLDRDELKAKIQEKIGA; from the coding sequence ATGAAAAAAATAATGGCAGTTTGTGGATCAGGATTAGGATCAAGTTTTATGGTAGAAATGAATATAACAGATGTATTAAATGAACTAGGTGTAGCTGATCAATATGAAGCTAGTCATACTTCATTAGCAGATGTAACAGCATCAGATGCAGATATATTCGTAACTGGTGCAGATTTAGCAGATAGTGCAAGTCACTTACCAGAATTAATAGTGTTAGATTCTTTATTAGATAGAGATGAATTAAAAGCTAAGATACAAGAAAAAATAGGAGCTTAA